The following are encoded together in the Pleurocapsa sp. FMAR1 genome:
- the ftsH2 gene encoding ATP-dependent zinc metalloprotease FtsH2, with product MKDFSWRIVLLWTLPLLVVGFFLWQGTFSAPTASSGLNGNTANTRMTYGRFLDYLNSGRVSSVELYENGRTAIVDAIDPELDNRIQKLRVDLPANSPELITKLRDADINFDYHPTGNEGAVWGLLGNLLFPIILIGALFFLFRRSNSMPGGPGQAMNFGKSKAKFQMEAKTGIMFDDVAGIDEAKEELQEVVTFLKQPERFTAVGAKIPKGVLLIGPPGTGKTLLAKAIAGEASVPFFSISGSEFVEMFVGVGASRVRDLFKKAKENAPCLIFIDEIDAVGRQRGAGIGGGNDEREQTLNQLLTEMDGFEGNTGIIIIAATNRADVLDSALMRPGRFDRQVMVDNPDIKGRLEILEVHARDKKIAPEVSLDAIARRTPGFSGADLANLLNEAAILTARRRKQAVTILEIDDAVDRVVAGMEGTPLTDGKSKRLIAYHEIGHAIVGTLVKDHDPVQKVTLIPRGQAQGLTWFTPNEEQGLISRSQLMARIAGAMGGRAAEEEIFGNDEVTTGAGGDLQQVSEMARQMVTIYGMSDLGPVALGGQQGNEVFLGAGLTSRAEYSEEVASRIDAQVRQIAEHGHQLARKIVRE from the coding sequence ATGAAAGATTTTTCGTGGAGAATTGTATTACTTTGGACATTACCTTTATTGGTAGTCGGATTTTTCCTTTGGCAGGGAACTTTTTCCGCACCAACTGCTAGCAGTGGCTTAAATGGCAATACTGCTAACACTCGTATGACCTACGGACGATTCCTAGACTATCTCAATTCAGGGCGGGTTTCTTCGGTAGAACTGTACGAAAATGGGAGAACGGCAATTGTCGATGCGATTGACCCAGAACTTGACAACCGCATTCAAAAGCTAAGAGTTGACCTACCTGCTAACTCCCCTGAACTTATTACCAAGTTGCGCGATGCAGATATTAACTTCGATTATCATCCGACTGGTAATGAAGGTGCAGTATGGGGACTTTTAGGTAATCTTCTGTTTCCAATAATTTTAATTGGAGCATTGTTTTTCTTATTCCGTCGTTCCAACAGTATGCCTGGTGGTCCTGGACAAGCAATGAACTTTGGGAAATCCAAAGCTAAGTTCCAAATGGAAGCCAAAACAGGCATCATGTTTGATGATGTGGCGGGTATTGACGAAGCCAAAGAAGAGCTACAAGAAGTAGTTACTTTCTTAAAACAGCCCGAAAGATTTACCGCAGTTGGGGCAAAAATTCCTAAAGGGGTATTGTTAATCGGTCCTCCTGGAACTGGTAAAACTCTTTTGGCAAAAGCGATCGCTGGTGAAGCTTCTGTTCCTTTCTTTAGCATCTCTGGTTCTGAATTTGTGGAAATGTTTGTCGGCGTAGGTGCATCTCGTGTGCGGGATTTATTTAAAAAAGCCAAAGAAAACGCTCCTTGCTTAATCTTTATTGATGAGATTGACGCAGTGGGTCGTCAGCGGGGTGCTGGTATTGGTGGCGGTAACGACGAGAGGGAACAAACTCTCAACCAACTGCTAACGGAGATGGACGGTTTTGAGGGTAATACAGGGATTATTATTATCGCTGCTACTAACCGTGCCGATGTTTTAGATTCTGCCTTAATGCGTCCTGGTCGTTTTGACCGTCAGGTAATGGTAGATAACCCCGATATTAAAGGTCGTCTAGAAATTTTAGAAGTTCACGCTCGTGATAAAAAAATTGCTCCCGAAGTTTCCTTAGATGCGATCGCTCGTCGTACCCCTGGCTTCTCTGGTGCAGACCTTGCCAACTTGCTAAATGAAGCAGCCATCTTAACTGCTAGAAGACGCAAACAAGCTGTTACCATTCTTGAAATTGATGATGCGGTAGATCGCGTTGTCGCTGGTATGGAGGGTACTCCTTTAACCGATGGTAAAAGCAAGCGGTTAATTGCTTATCACGAGATTGGTCATGCGATCGTGGGTACTTTAGTCAAAGACCACGACCCAGTACAAAAAGTAACCCTAATTCCTCGTGGACAGGCTCAAGGTTTAACTTGGTTTACACCAAATGAAGAACAAGGCTTAATCAGTCGCTCACAGCTAATGGCAAGAATTGCTGGTGCTATGGGTGGTCGTGCAGCCGAAGAAGAAATCTTTGGTAACGATGAAGTAACTACTGGTGCTGGTGGTGACTTGCAGCAGGTGTCAGAAATGGCAAGACAAATGGTCACTATCTACGGCATGAGTGACCTCGGTCCTGTGGCGTTGGGTGGACAACAAGGTAATGAAGTATTCCTGGGTGCTGGTCTAACCTCTCGTGCAGAATATTCTGAAGAAGTAGCATCTCGCATTGATGCTCAAGTACGTCAAATTGCTGAACATGGTCATCAGCTAGCACGTAAAATCGTTAGAGAA
- a CDS encoding HAMP domain-containing sensor histidine kinase: MKLKSKILLGYGLSLALVILVGGWGVVNLRRLGKASEAILKENYRSILAAENTIDALERQDSAILLFLLENKEQGGQQFRNNQIEFLKWLGRAEGNITIPGEGKIIASIEEAYQDYLTAFFRLQQQNNPNTEDYYERIVPIIEQIRDRCAQLRNINQSAMEAASANAQQVSSQAIWSMAIAGATAAGISLGFSLLLTRRIVQPLTEMTTATEKIARGEYDIALQVKSEDELGVLAREITTMSQKLKAFRDLNVGKTIVEKQRSEAIVQSIADGIIVVDSELRIIAINPIAASIANVKSMLATNNHFLDVFDNRQLYQHLRHTAETGTPPQLEDDILTVEREKHTLYYKFAITPVISETEKTIGAILLLQDVTKLKELDNLKSEFVATASHELRTPLTGMAMSLNLLAETTENKLSESESELLDAAVEDVERLRSLVNDLLDLSKIESGKIELDFIDVEVNFLLDKAISALQIQAKQKEITLAKQSLSEEIRVKADANKIIWVLTNLIANALRYSEAGEEIKIGATSRNSWVEIFVTDKGAGIPLEFQSKIFDKFVQVETEKDVGGSGLGLAICKEMVQAHGGRIWVDSTVGQGSTFTFTLPISHGE, encoded by the coding sequence ATGAAGCTTAAAAGTAAAATTTTGCTGGGCTATGGCCTGTCTTTGGCTTTAGTTATCTTAGTCGGTGGTTGGGGTGTAGTTAATCTGCGTCGCTTGGGTAAAGCTAGCGAAGCAATTTTAAAAGAAAACTACCGCAGTATCCTGGCAGCGGAAAATACTATTGATGCACTTGAGCGACAAGATAGTGCAATTTTATTATTTCTCTTGGAAAATAAAGAACAAGGTGGTCAGCAGTTTCGGAACAACCAAATCGAATTTCTCAAGTGGTTAGGACGAGCAGAAGGTAACATTACCATTCCAGGAGAGGGAAAAATCATTGCTAGCATTGAAGAAGCTTATCAAGATTATCTAACGGCTTTCTTTAGACTACAGCAGCAGAACAACCCAAATACCGAAGACTACTACGAAAGAATCGTACCTATTATTGAACAAATACGCGATCGCTGCGCTCAACTGCGGAATATAAATCAATCAGCAATGGAAGCAGCTTCAGCCAACGCTCAACAGGTATCGAGCCAAGCGATTTGGTCGATGGCGATCGCTGGGGCTACCGCAGCAGGAATTAGTTTGGGATTTAGTTTGCTATTAACCCGTCGCATCGTTCAACCCCTGACAGAAATGACTACTGCTACAGAAAAGATTGCTAGGGGTGAGTATGATATTGCACTCCAGGTTAAATCCGAAGATGAATTAGGAGTGCTGGCGCGAGAAATAACTACCATGAGTCAAAAACTCAAGGCATTTCGCGATCTCAACGTGGGTAAAACGATCGTCGAGAAGCAGCGTAGCGAAGCAATTGTCCAGAGTATTGCCGACGGCATTATTGTCGTCGATAGCGAACTTAGAATTATAGCGATCAATCCTATTGCAGCCAGTATTGCCAATGTTAAGTCAATGCTGGCGACTAATAATCATTTTCTGGATGTCTTTGATAATCGCCAACTGTATCAACATCTTAGACATACTGCCGAAACAGGAACACCTCCCCAGTTAGAAGACGATATTTTAACGGTTGAGCGAGAAAAACATACTCTGTACTATAAGTTTGCTATCACCCCCGTAATTAGTGAGACAGAAAAGACGATTGGAGCAATTTTGTTGTTGCAGGATGTCACTAAGCTCAAAGAATTGGATAATCTTAAAAGCGAGTTTGTGGCTACGGCCTCTCATGAGTTACGTACTCCCCTGACGGGAATGGCAATGAGCCTCAATTTACTTGCAGAAACCACAGAAAATAAGCTCTCTGAGTCAGAATCAGAACTATTAGACGCCGCAGTCGAAGACGTGGAAAGGTTGCGTAGTTTGGTTAACGATCTGCTGGATTTATCTAAGATTGAGTCGGGAAAAATAGAGCTAGACTTTATAGATGTTGAAGTTAACTTTTTGTTAGATAAAGCAATTTCCGCTTTGCAGATACAGGCAAAACAAAAAGAAATAACCCTAGCAAAGCAATCTCTATCTGAGGAGATACGAGTAAAGGCAGATGCCAATAAAATTATTTGGGTATTAACTAATTTAATTGCTAATGCACTGCGCTATAGCGAAGCAGGAGAAGAAATTAAAATTGGTGCAACGTCTAGAAATAGCTGGGTAGAAATATTTGTTACCGACAAGGGAGCGGGTATTCCTTTAGAATTTCAAAGTAAAATATTTGATAAATTTGTTCAGGTCGAAACCGAAAAAGATGTCGGTGGTAGTGGTTTGGGTTTAGCTATTTGTAAGGAAATGGTTCAAGCTCATGGAGGTAGAATATGGGTAGATTCTACTGTTGGTCAAGGAAGCACATTTACCTTTACTTTACCAATCAGTCACGGAGAATAA
- a CDS encoding response regulator, which yields MSQAKILVVDDDKNIRRTVSMALESLDYFVHTAFDGKDAMLQLTNEQYDLIITDLKMPGMNGMELLQQAIAKYPEIKIVLISAHGTVDNAVGAMKLGAVDFLQKPFTPKELRNLVHNVLETESTEAESVSEYKASLKAARNSARKRDFDNAIAQTKKAIGSDPAKPDAFDFLGQLQETLGDFASAIKNYRVAISLDPTYQSAKDNLDRATSNSSNRPSL from the coding sequence ATGTCGCAGGCAAAAATTCTGGTAGTTGATGACGACAAAAACATTAGACGTACCGTGAGTATGGCGTTAGAGTCTCTTGATTATTTTGTACATACGGCATTTGATGGTAAAGATGCCATGTTGCAGTTAACCAACGAGCAGTACGATCTGATTATTACCGATCTGAAAATGCCTGGGATGAACGGCATGGAACTGCTGCAACAGGCGATCGCCAAATATCCTGAGATTAAAATTGTCTTGATCTCCGCTCACGGCACGGTAGATAATGCAGTAGGAGCTATGAAACTAGGCGCAGTAGATTTCTTGCAAAAACCTTTTACGCCTAAAGAACTAAGAAATCTAGTTCATAATGTTTTAGAAACAGAATCAACTGAAGCAGAGTCAGTATCAGAATATAAAGCTAGTTTAAAAGCTGCTAGAAACTCAGCTAGAAAACGAGATTTTGATAATGCGATCGCTCAAACAAAAAAAGCGATCGGTTCAGATCCCGCTAAACCCGATGCCTTCGATTTTTTAGGACAGCTACAGGAAACTTTGGGAGATTTTGCTAGCGCAATCAAAAACTACCGCGTTGCTATAAGTTTAGATCCTACCTATCAATCTGCAAAAGATAATTTAGATAGAGCCACCAGTAATTCTAGTAATAGACCAAGCCTTTGA
- a CDS encoding Uma2 family endonuclease yields the protein MTYTLNLKAFTDSISDRSLEQLCRENPDLRFETDTNGKLIIMSPTGSESGKKNLNLAFQFELWNRQSKTGVVFDSSTGFRLSNGAIRSPDVSWIAGDRWNSLGDKQKRGFAPIDPDFVIELLSPTDNLSTTQQKMAEYLDCGVKLGWLINPDAKEVEIYRLGEDKELISNPSNLSGEDILPGLTMDLSDIF from the coding sequence ATGACTTATACCCTTAACCTAAAAGCCTTCACTGACTCAATTAGCGATCGCTCTCTAGAACAACTATGTAGAGAAAATCCCGATCTTAGATTTGAAACCGATACTAATGGAAAACTAATTATCATGTCGCCAACAGGAAGCGAAAGCGGAAAAAAAAACCTGAACCTGGCGTTTCAATTTGAATTATGGAATCGGCAGTCAAAAACAGGAGTAGTGTTTGATTCTTCTACAGGCTTCAGGTTATCAAATGGTGCAATTCGTTCTCCTGATGTTAGCTGGATTGCAGGCGATCGCTGGAATAGTTTGGGCGATAAACAGAAAAGAGGCTTTGCACCGATAGATCCTGATTTTGTTATTGAGTTACTGTCTCCTACCGACAACCTGTCAACCACTCAACAGAAAATGGCAGAGTATCTAGACTGCGGTGTAAAATTAGGTTGGTTAATCAATCCCGATGCCAAAGAAGTAGAAATATATCGCCTCGGCGAAGATAAAGAACTAATTAGTAATCCCAGCAACTTATCTGGCGAAGACATATTACCAGGATTGACTATGGACTTATCCGATATTTTCTAA